A window of Streptomyces sp. Je 1-332 genomic DNA:
CCGAGGCCCCTTTCCGGACGTGCAGCTGCCCAATCGAGCAGCCGTCTACCGTACGCGAAAGGGGGCCCCTGTGTGCACTTCCGCTAGGCGTCCACCTCCACCAGACGGTCGCCGTCGAAGGTGGTCACCTCGAAGTGGTCGATGTCGTTACGGTCCATCGCGGCGCCCCCGTGGACGTACAGGGGGCTGCGTGCCCATTTGTTCGGGCTGTCCTCGATGCCGTACCCCCACTTCGGGACGGACCAGGTGGTCACCGTCTCCTTCTCGCCGTCCTTGCCGACCGCGACCAGGGAGCACTTGAGCGGGCCCTTGACGTTCTTCAGCTCGAGAACGGTGTGCGTGCCCCAGGCCTTCTTCTCCGTACCGACCGTGGCGCTGACCTTGGTCGTGGGGTCCGTGGCCTTGATCTTGTCGTCCATGTGGTTGAAGAAGGCGTCCTCGGCGGGGCTCGTGGGATGCGGTTCGCCCGCCACGGCCTTCGAACCGCCGCCGTCGTTCACCGCGAGGACCGTGAGCGGGCCGCCCACGATCAGGGCCGCCGCCGCGGCGACC
This region includes:
- a CDS encoding zf-HC2 domain-containing protein, with the protein product MNESDYTSHGAQGDMHETVGAYALGILDDAEATAFEVHLAGCEFCAHQLEEFSGMEPMLAALADFPGTRGVPAIGEQLAARPSPRLADRLVDEVSVKRAQKRRRGMFLVAAAAALIVGGPLTVLAVNDGGGSKAVAGEPHPTSPAEDAFFNHMDDKIKATDPTTKVSATVGTEKKAWGTHTVLELKNVKGPLKCSLVAVGKDGEKETVTTWSVPKWGYGIEDSPNKWARSPLYVHGGAAMDRNDIDHFEVTTFDGDRLVEVDA